The following coding sequences lie in one Planifilum fimeticola genomic window:
- a CDS encoding ABC transporter ATP-binding protein: MPEEALLEISQLKLHFFTDKGVVKAVDGVDLTVKEGEVVGLVGESGCGKSVTSLAVMGLVEAPGRIVGGSIRFGGRDLTKLSHREMRQIRGNEIAMIFQEPMTSLNPVFTIGNQMVEAVRLHQDVSKRQAREMALEMLKKVGISREGILDEYPHQLSGGMRQRVMIAMAMVCRPRLLIADEPTTALDVTIQAQILDLMHSLNREFGTAILLITHDMGVVAEMCDRVVVMYAGQVVEEADVRRMFRATQHPYTSGLLRSIPKLDERRERLYSIPGNVPSPRRMPTGCRFAPRCDRVMEICREAEPELFTVEPGHLSRCWLHTRGEEVTGDGGTQDPAHRP, translated from the coding sequence ATGCCGGAAGAAGCATTGCTGGAGATTTCGCAGTTGAAATTGCACTTTTTCACGGACAAGGGAGTGGTCAAGGCCGTCGACGGCGTGGACCTCACCGTCAAGGAAGGTGAGGTGGTCGGTCTCGTCGGGGAGTCGGGATGCGGAAAGAGCGTCACCTCCCTGGCGGTGATGGGATTGGTGGAAGCGCCGGGGAGGATCGTCGGCGGATCGATCCGCTTCGGAGGAAGGGACCTGACCAAGTTGTCCCATAGGGAAATGCGGCAGATTCGGGGCAATGAGATCGCCATGATCTTTCAGGAACCGATGACCTCCCTCAATCCGGTCTTCACCATCGGCAATCAGATGGTGGAAGCGGTCCGCCTCCACCAGGACGTGTCCAAGCGGCAAGCCCGGGAGATGGCCCTGGAGATGTTGAAGAAGGTGGGCATCTCCCGGGAGGGGATCCTGGACGAGTATCCCCATCAGCTGTCCGGGGGCATGCGGCAACGGGTCATGATCGCCATGGCCATGGTTTGCCGTCCGCGCCTGTTGATCGCCGATGAACCGACCACGGCTCTGGACGTGACCATCCAGGCGCAGATTCTCGACCTGATGCACAGCCTCAACCGGGAATTCGGCACGGCCATCCTGCTCATCACCCACGACATGGGCGTTGTCGCCGAGATGTGCGACCGGGTGGTGGTGATGTACGCCGGTCAGGTGGTGGAGGAAGCCGATGTCCGGCGCATGTTTCGCGCCACGCAGCATCCCTACACCTCGGGGTTGCTTCGGTCGATCCCCAAGCTGGATGAACGGCGGGAGCGGCTTTACTCCATTCCGGGCAATGTGCCGAGCCCCCGCAGGATGCCGACGGGCTGCCGGTTTGCTCCCCGCTGCGACCGGGTGATGGAGATCTGCCGCGAAGCGGAGCCGGAATTGTTCACCGTCGAACCGGGCCACCTCAGCCGGTGCTGGCTCCATACCCGGGGGGAGGAGGTGACCGGAGATGGAGGCACCCAAGACCCTGCTCACCGTCCGTAA
- a CDS encoding FAD-dependent thymidylate synthase, producing MKGQIDLTRYVSNLDRNVYTIYNLPEEVIAVIFAYVSRSPLSFRDNLKKLLEDDELAVSDAAGGITSFYSEKAARFHEKWVVGYGHSSVAEHAVAHIGIERISRLASAELELANSFNSFTEYSQRYQRPRRGDWYLPPELQDHPEAQSLYADLQEKAYDTYERLLSGLIGHLADRLPRHDGESEKRFRIRVEKTAFEDARYVLTLATLTNLGMTGNGRALRDTLIRLLSSRYPECRQLAREMEREIGRVIPTLLKHVKPSPYIMDTRESLEKRWKETKASARAFSEPAGRPSARFLRLPDYEDALTQAAVSLLIENSTLSYEEAEEKARALSRSEKEELIDEALKRLRFFDNPLDSFQHLVYRLELKISEANWHQLLRHNRRTHFTWGLPTTELGYTIPPRIRDAGLADPFSRLVEQATETYRKIREVCPAAAPYCVTNAHHRQVTATVTLWELYHLINLRTSPEAQWDIRTAFEELLSELKRHHPVLARYARRRAEDPPAGGGA from the coding sequence GTGAAAGGCCAGATCGACCTGACCCGATACGTGTCCAACCTGGATCGCAATGTTTACACCATATACAACCTTCCCGAAGAAGTGATCGCCGTCATTTTTGCCTATGTCAGCCGAAGTCCCCTCAGCTTCCGGGACAACCTGAAAAAACTGCTCGAAGACGACGAGCTGGCCGTCAGCGACGCCGCCGGGGGGATCACATCCTTCTATTCGGAGAAGGCGGCCCGCTTTCACGAGAAATGGGTGGTGGGATACGGGCACAGCAGCGTGGCGGAGCACGCGGTGGCCCACATCGGCATCGAGCGGATCAGCCGGCTCGCATCCGCCGAACTGGAGCTGGCCAATTCCTTCAACAGCTTCACCGAATACAGCCAGCGATACCAGCGGCCCCGCCGCGGCGACTGGTACCTGCCGCCGGAGCTTCAGGATCATCCGGAAGCCCAAAGCCTGTATGCGGACCTGCAGGAAAAGGCCTACGACACCTACGAACGGCTGCTTTCCGGCCTGATCGGCCATCTGGCGGACCGCCTGCCCCGTCATGACGGGGAATCGGAAAAGCGCTTCCGCATCCGGGTGGAAAAAACGGCCTTCGAGGACGCCCGCTATGTCCTGACGTTGGCCACCCTGACCAATCTGGGGATGACCGGCAACGGCCGCGCCCTGAGGGACACCCTGATCCGCCTCCTGTCCAGCCGGTACCCGGAATGCCGGCAGCTTGCCCGTGAGATGGAGCGGGAAATCGGCCGGGTGATCCCCACCCTTCTCAAACATGTGAAACCCAGCCCCTATATCATGGATACGCGCGAAAGCCTGGAAAAACGATGGAAAGAAACGAAAGCGTCGGCCCGCGCTTTTTCGGAACCCGCAGGCCGCCCCTCCGCCCGGTTCCTCCGCCTTCCGGATTACGAAGATGCGCTCACGCAAGCGGCCGTTTCGCTCTTGATCGAAAACTCCACTCTCTCCTATGAGGAGGCGGAGGAAAAGGCCCGCGCCCTCAGCCGGTCGGAAAAAGAAGAATTGATCGACGAAGCCTTGAAGAGGCTGCGCTTCTTCGACAACCCTCTGGATTCCTTCCAGCACCTGGTCTACCGGCTGGAACTGAAAATCTCCGAAGCCAACTGGCACCAGCTCCTTCGCCACAACCGCCGCACCCACTTCACCTGGGGGCTCCCGACAACCGAGCTGGGCTACACGATTCCTCCCCGTATCCGGGACGCCGGCCTGGCCGACCCCTTCAGCAGGCTGGTGGAACAGGCGACGGAGACCTACCGGAAAATCCGGGAGGTATGTCCGGCGGCGGCGCCCTACTGCGTGACCAACGCCCATCACCGGCAGGTGACAGCGACGGTCACCCTGTGGGAACTGTACCATTTGATCAACCTGCGCACTTCACCGGAGGCCCAGTGGGATATCCGGACCGCCTTTGAAGAGCTGCTGTCGGAGCTGAAGCGGCATCACCCGGTGCTGGCCCGTTACGCCCGAAGGCGGGCGGAAGATCCGCCGGCCGGCGGTGGAGCTTGA
- a CDS encoding MauE/DoxX family redox-associated membrane protein: MQMLAGVLAMFLCTLFVISAVAKIAHLSAFRELTVAYGVLPAPIARGLGILLPFAELSGAALLCHGGTSLYGSLVLLVLLLGFAWAVSTVLRAKKNVSCGCYGKFLDARADRFTLFKIGVLAAAALIVMIRSFSHPVHPSPGSILLGSFLTACLLAAQAVWSYHAKVMDRLKNR, translated from the coding sequence ATGCAGATGCTCGCCGGCGTTCTCGCCATGTTTTTGTGCACCCTGTTCGTCATCTCCGCCGTGGCCAAGATCGCGCACCTTTCGGCCTTCCGGGAGCTGACGGTCGCGTACGGGGTTTTGCCCGCCCCGATCGCCAGGGGGTTGGGAATTCTCCTCCCCTTTGCCGAACTGTCCGGAGCCGCGCTGCTGTGTCATGGAGGAACTTCCCTTTACGGTTCCCTGGTCCTGCTCGTTCTGCTCCTCGGCTTCGCCTGGGCCGTCTCCACCGTCCTGCGCGCCAAAAAAAACGTCAGCTGCGGATGTTACGGCAAGTTTCTCGACGCCAGGGCGGACCGGTTCACCCTGTTCAAAATCGGAGTCCTGGCGGCTGCGGCGCTCATCGTGATGATCCGCTCCTTCTCCCATCCGGTTCATCCTTCCCCCGGAAGCATCCTCCTCGGAAGCTTCCTGACCGCCTGTTTGTTGGCGGCCCAAGCCGTCTGGTCCTATCACGCGAAGGTGATGGACAGATTGAAGAACCGCTGA
- a CDS encoding TlpA family protein disulfide reductase gives METFLLYSNLLLWIVQLLVIFFLVVLFRQFGEIYLNSADAISRDGIPIGDQIPEFVGEDFATTHVVTHRDLEGKPTLLAFISPNCGACKDLIPEWNQCCTDYQEKLNFVLMGVGDREKMEEFVRGREIRGRIIWDRRNQFLQDFRVRVTPFAFILDEKGIVRGKGLCNGKEHIEDLLEELESTRQTNEQEVFR, from the coding sequence ATGGAAACGTTTCTTCTTTACTCCAATCTCCTGCTGTGGATCGTCCAGCTGCTGGTCATCTTTTTTCTGGTCGTCCTCTTCCGTCAGTTCGGCGAGATTTACTTGAATTCCGCCGATGCCATCTCCCGGGACGGCATCCCGATCGGAGACCAAATACCGGAATTTGTCGGAGAGGATTTCGCCACCACCCACGTGGTCACACACAGGGATCTGGAAGGAAAGCCGACCCTTCTCGCCTTCATCTCCCCGAATTGCGGCGCATGCAAGGATCTCATTCCCGAATGGAATCAGTGCTGCACGGATTATCAGGAAAAGTTGAACTTCGTCCTGATGGGAGTCGGCGACAGGGAAAAAATGGAGGAATTCGTGCGAGGGCGGGAAATCCGCGGAAGGATCATCTGGGACCGGAGAAATCAATTTCTGCAGGATTTCCGCGTCCGCGTCACGCCCTTCGCCTTCATCCTCGACGAAAAGGGGATCGTGAGGGGCAAGGGGCTGTGCAACGGAAAAGAACATATCGAGGATTTGTTGGAAGAGCTGGAAAGCACGCGACAGACCAACGAACAGGAGGTTTTCCGGTGA